From a single Brassica napus cultivar Da-Ae chromosome C9, Da-Ae, whole genome shotgun sequence genomic region:
- the LOC111203398 gene encoding 2-keto-3-deoxy-L-rhamnonate aldolase-like: MATATIFSTVNTDLAHLFNSSSPIIGKPSPSNSNSVRSTVTFSRKTLTPIRFSSSPADHSPAAAIASPTVEGIATRSKTSLKSRLQGGETLYGMFLLSFSPTLAEIAAHSGYDYVVVDMEHGHGGIPEALDCIRALNAAGVAAVLRLPENCPTWAKKALDLGPQGIMFPMIESRKDATKAVSYCRFPPEGIRGSAHTVVRASKYGIDEGYLGNYADELLIMCQVESAEGVKKADEIAAVDGVDCVQMGPLDLSASMGYLWDPGHKKVREMMRRAEKAVLTSDPEKGGAYLSGFAMPHDGPAAIRERGYNMVAGTVDIGLFRNAAVEDVRRFKMGLVNESDGEDSLDNGKDVDDEKYWSE; the protein is encoded by the coding sequence ATGGCCACCGCTACAATCTTCTCCACAGTCAACACAGATTTGGCACATCTCTTTAACTCCTCTTCTCCGATCATCGGGAAACCATCACCTTCAAATTCCAACTCCGTCAGATCCACGGTTACATTTTCCAGGAAAACCCTAACTCCAATCCGATTCTCTTCATCTCCCGCTGATCACTCCCCCGCCGCCGCCATCGCTTCTCCCACCGTGGAAGGAATCGCCACCCGATCCAAAACCTCACTGAAATCCCGCCTCCAAGGAGGAGAAACTCTCTACGGCATGTTCTTGCTCTCCTTTTCGCCGACTCTAGCCGAGATCGCTGCTCACTCCGGCTACGATTACGTCGTCGTTGACATGGAACACGGTCACGGCGGCATACCGGAAGCTCTAGACTGCATCCGAGCTCTTAACGCCGCCGGTGTAGCCGCCGTTCTTCGCTTACCGGAGAACTGTCCTACATGGGCCAAAAAGGCCTTAGATCTAGGCCCACAGGGAATCATGTTTCCGATGATCGAATCTCGCAAGGACGCGACCAAAGCGGTGTCGTACTGCCGGTTTCCTCCTGAGGGGATCCGTGGTTCGGCGCACACGGTGGTGCGAGCGTCCAAGTACGGAATCGACGAAGGGTATTTAGGTAATTACGCTGACGAGTTACTCATCATGTGCCAGGTGGAGTCGGCCGAAGGAGTGAAGAAAGCTGATGAGATCGCAGCCGTCGATGGTGTTGACTGCGTGCAGATGGGACCGTTGGATCTGAGCGCGAGCATGGGATACTTGTGGGACCCGGGGCATaagaaagtgagagagatgaTGAGGAGAGCGGAGAAGGCGGTGCTGACGTCAGATCCAGAGAAAGGCGGGGCCTACTTGTCAGGGTTCGCGATGCCACACGACGGACCCGCGGCGATCCGGGAACGTGGTTATAACATGGTGGCCGGAACCGTCGATATTGGGCTGTTCAGGAACGCTGCTGTGGAAGATGTCAGGAGATTCAAGATGGGTTTGGTCAACGAATCGGACGGTGAAGATTCGTTGGATAACGGGAAGGATGTTGACGATGAGAAGTACTGGAGCGAATAA